A genomic segment from Treponema sp. Marseille-Q3903 encodes:
- a CDS encoding helicase C-terminal domain-containing protein translates to MDVSKYLSNEVRKNLKEGIEDAGGNEVFFTGDIDEKGLVVRAKIGSRGTENTVPVNFFDACESSVLIHNHPSGNLKPSDADLAVASKSSQKGQGFYIINDDASDIYVVVEPVLPRKITKVDAEKAGEYISDGGRLSKISENFEERPVQIELLENIVKTFNENKIAVFEAGTGVGKSFSYLIPSVLWALENNERVVVSTGTISLQQQLCEKDIPFVEKILEKKIKYVLMKGRQNYICRRRLVDAASILDLFEEDTQELKKIAEWAENSATGSKSDLSFMPSENVWTKVNSESDACMGMRCPFHKDCFVMKVRKEAAGANLIVVNHHLLFADIQSRINGSGYDDAAVLPPYRHIVFDEAHGIESAATSFFSESVNKFKIYKLVNPMYRKRKNNASGYLCTIALLSSEEEKADNAHEITVAIKNSLLNVELAAKDLLGDEYTMRLFEGTARNFGPLLVSLNELIKNISLFNDLVMQIMEGVNDDDKDVPAFFEAKIILRRLQDVVCLLKDFIVWDEKRDCVFWVQKKHLSPAMIKEKDDENSDYFTFTQTPLDISKLMSSGVFEQMESVICTSATLKTGRDFNYWMRRTGVNYSEWERVLCGEYTSPFPYHKNMLFAVPSDAPLSGSMEFQQYIETALSALIQAAEGRTLVLFTSYESLKSAHKTVSLKLRGFTGRIMKQGDDDNGKLLDAFKKEKESVLFATDSFWQGIDIPGESLSQVIIVKLPFTVPNDPVFVARAEAIEKKGGSSFMELSVPEAVIKYRQGIGRLIRRSDDKGVVVVLDRRIYEKRYGQIFIASMPDCKKVYEPLSEITKKINAFIFE, encoded by the coding sequence GAAATGAAGTTTTTTTTACCGGCGATATAGATGAAAAAGGGCTTGTTGTAAGAGCAAAAATCGGTTCGCGTGGAACAGAGAATACAGTTCCTGTCAATTTTTTTGATGCCTGCGAGTCTTCTGTTTTAATTCACAATCATCCAAGCGGAAATCTTAAACCTTCTGATGCTGATTTGGCTGTTGCTTCTAAGTCATCTCAAAAAGGTCAGGGATTTTACATCATAAACGATGATGCGTCTGATATTTATGTCGTTGTAGAACCTGTCCTTCCGCGAAAAATCACAAAGGTCGATGCAGAAAAGGCTGGTGAATATATTTCAGATGGAGGCCGGCTTTCAAAAATCTCTGAAAACTTCGAGGAGAGACCTGTTCAGATAGAGCTTCTTGAAAATATCGTAAAAACATTTAATGAAAATAAAATCGCAGTGTTTGAGGCTGGCACCGGTGTCGGTAAATCATTTTCATATTTGATTCCATCAGTTCTTTGGGCGCTTGAAAACAACGAACGTGTTGTAGTTTCGACAGGAACAATCAGCCTTCAGCAGCAGCTTTGCGAAAAAGACATTCCGTTTGTTGAAAAGATACTTGAAAAGAAAATCAAATATGTTTTGATGAAAGGACGCCAGAATTACATCTGCCGTCGACGCCTTGTAGATGCAGCTTCAATTTTAGACTTGTTTGAAGAAGATACGCAGGAACTGAAAAAAATCGCTGAATGGGCGGAAAATTCTGCTACCGGAAGTAAAAGTGATCTTTCTTTTATGCCGTCAGAAAATGTTTGGACAAAAGTCAATTCGGAAAGCGATGCATGCATGGGAATGCGTTGTCCTTTTCACAAAGACTGCTTTGTGATGAAAGTTCGAAAAGAAGCAGCAGGGGCAAACTTGATCGTTGTAAACCATCATCTTTTGTTTGCAGATATTCAATCGCGTATCAATGGTTCGGGTTACGATGATGCAGCAGTTTTGCCTCCATACAGGCATATTGTTTTTGATGAAGCGCACGGAATTGAAAGTGCGGCAACGAGTTTTTTCAGCGAAAGCGTAAATAAATTTAAAATATACAAGCTTGTCAATCCGATGTATAGAAAGCGCAAGAACAATGCATCGGGATATCTGTGTACAATCGCATTGCTTTCATCGGAAGAAGAAAAAGCAGACAATGCTCATGAAATAACAGTGGCAATCAAAAATTCTCTGTTGAATGTAGAGTTAGCGGCAAAAGATCTTCTTGGTGACGAATATACAATGCGCCTTTTTGAAGGGACAGCGCGAAATTTCGGTCCGCTCTTGGTTTCTCTGAATGAATTAATAAAAAATATTTCACTTTTCAACGATCTTGTAATGCAAATCATGGAAGGCGTAAACGATGACGACAAAGATGTCCCGGCTTTTTTTGAAGCAAAAATAATTTTACGTCGCCTTCAAGATGTTGTCTGTCTGTTAAAAGATTTCATAGTTTGGGACGAAAAGCGTGATTGTGTCTTTTGGGTTCAGAAAAAACATCTTTCACCTGCGATGATTAAGGAAAAAGACGACGAAAATTCCGATTATTTTACGTTTACACAAACTCCGCTTGATATATCAAAACTTATGAGCAGCGGTGTATTTGAGCAGATGGAGTCTGTAATCTGCACTTCTGCTACATTAAAAACAGGACGCGATTTTAATTACTGGATGCGCAGAACAGGAGTAAATTATTCTGAATGGGAAAGGGTTCTCTGTGGAGAATATACATCTCCGTTTCCATATCATAAAAATATGCTTTTTGCAGTTCCAAGCGATGCTCCTCTTTCTGGAAGCATGGAATTTCAGCAGTATATAGAAACTGCATTATCAGCTTTAATTCAGGCAGCGGAAGGAAGAACTCTTGTTTTATTTACATCGTATGAATCATTAAAAAGTGCGCACAAAACAGTCAGCTTGAAACTGCGTGGGTTTACAGGGCGCATAATGAAGCAGGGCGATGATGATAACGGAAAACTCCTCGATGCATTTAAAAAAGAAAAAGAAAGCGTGCTTTTTGCGACAGATTCTTTTTGGCAGGGCATCGATATTCCGGGAGAATCTCTATCGCAAGTGATCATTGTAAAATTACCGTTTACCGTTCCAAACGATCCTGTTTTTGTGGCGCGTGCAGAGGCGATTGAAAAAAAAGGCGGCAGCTCTTTTATGGAATTAAGTGTCCCTGAAGCTGTCATAAAATATCGTCAGGGAATAGGTCGTTTAATCAGGCGGTCTGATGATAAAGGCGTAGTTGTAGTTCTCGATCGCCGTATTTATGAAAAAAGATATGGCCAGATTTTTATAGCAAGCATGCCTGATTGTAAAAAAGTTTATGAGCCGTTATCTGAAATAACAAAAAAAATAAACGCCTTTATTTTTGAATAG
- a CDS encoding 1-acyl-sn-glycerol-3-phosphate acyltransferase: MLSIITLICLFCCVIPASVGNIIAYPVSKKISLRISKYITKVCAPRVFAILKTYRHFNFWGYKKSKEGLPQQFIAISNHQSLLDIPVFMNFFREKNLRFVSKDTLGRHIPLVSEMLRVEEHCLIPRKAKPMEAMEYVGKFGKRCVERNQIPVLFPEGSRTKNGKVGKFYSAGFRRLAESSHLPIVVFALDGGYQIRDLTKLTANLKRGCYRIKALKVYDNPKTKEECNIILDEAQNMIQMQIDEWRKMPSTEK, from the coding sequence ATGTTAAGTATCATTACATTAATATGTTTATTTTGTTGTGTAATTCCAGCGAGTGTTGGAAATATCATTGCATATCCTGTATCAAAAAAAATTAGCCTCAGGATTTCAAAATATATAACTAAAGTCTGTGCTCCACGTGTATTTGCTATTCTGAAAACATATAGACATTTTAACTTTTGGGGATACAAAAAATCAAAAGAAGGTCTGCCTCAGCAGTTTATTGCAATATCAAATCATCAGAGTTTGCTCGATATTCCGGTTTTTATGAATTTTTTCCGTGAAAAAAATCTTCGTTTTGTTTCAAAAGATACGCTTGGGCGTCACATTCCGCTTGTATCGGAGATGCTCAGGGTAGAAGAGCATTGCCTTATTCCTCGCAAAGCAAAACCTATGGAAGCCATGGAATATGTTGGAAAATTTGGCAAAAGATGTGTAGAGAGAAATCAGATACCTGTTTTATTTCCTGAAGGCTCGCGCACAAAAAACGGCAAAGTTGGAAAATTTTATTCTGCCGGTTTTAGAAGGTTAGCTGAATCTTCGCATCTGCCGATTGTCGTGTTTGCTCTCGACGGCGGATATCAAATTAGAGACTTAACAAAACTGACAGCAAACCTCAAAAGAGGCTGTTACAGGATTAAGGCGTTAAAAGTTTATGATAATCCAAAAACTAAAGAAGAGTGCAATATAATACTTGATGAAGCACAAAATATGATTCAGATGCAAATTGACGAGTGGCGAAAAATGCCTTCAACTGAAAAATAA
- the rpsT gene encoding 30S ribosomal protein S20: MAKKQTSAEKRYAQSEVRRLHNKAIKSTCRTYAKQFVQAVQAKDQKLAEETYKKLQKELDSARSKGVLSRNAVSRKKSRMMNLYNVNFAAK; this comes from the coding sequence TTGGCTAAAAAACAGACATCTGCAGAAAAAAGATACGCTCAGAGTGAAGTTCGTAGACTTCATAATAAAGCTATAAAAAGCACTTGCAGAACTTATGCAAAACAGTTTGTTCAGGCTGTTCAGGCTAAAGATCAGAAACTCGCTGAAGAAACATACAAAAAACTTCAGAAAGAACTTGACAGTGCTCGCAGCAAAGGTGTTTTAAGTAGAAATGCCGTATCTCGCAAAAAATCAAGAATGATGAATCTTTATAATGTTAATTTTGCAGCAAAATAA